Proteins co-encoded in one Pocillopora verrucosa isolate sample1 chromosome 1, ASM3666991v2, whole genome shotgun sequence genomic window:
- the LOC131790006 gene encoding LOW QUALITY PROTEIN: monocarboxylate transporter 3 (The sequence of the model RefSeq protein was modified relative to this genomic sequence to represent the inferred CDS: deleted 6 bases in 5 codons): protein MRKIGKVMQHRPDSLFSWFVCVCASLCQGLDLGFAVSYGVLLPEVMDEFGESRQKTVWVGSIAFGLTFFLGPLASFLCQMIGCRFPAMLGVYCCGTSFLLTAHATSLQWMFSTYGCLYSLGSSLLFSSYLLITAKNFCKWRFLAVGIVSVGGSIGVLILGPVLQLLIDNVGWRGTYMMMSIPFFVMALICGATFSDPIVDFREPKSLQYLLMEIATLKKDTEISVIDRHREDVNLKTERDYINEDCYRVEQKLNRTRSLQAVVVKASYLKDKNNKNPNKTGTLRKLLDLSVFKVPSYTVAMISLLLMNFGHYVPQLYLVKYCLDLGISADSASQLFILLGLSSSVARVITGRLCDVKWINVIYIYQFGDLLIGLVIISLLLIRSYTGLQVFSVFYGVGDGIFTTTMNSLLVFSVDEELRAAGLGLGNMLLSLGIVAGPPVAGLLVDMSDCYTWAFFMAGIVTQLAGLMPLVLFFFKKKKDDGPKGYEIRETRL, encoded by the exons ATGAGGAAAATAGGTAAAGTTATGCAGCATCGGCCAGATAGTTTGTTTTCGTGGTTCGTTTGCGTTTGCGCCTCTTTGTGTCAAGGA CTGGACCTTGGTTTTGCAGTTAGCTATGGAGTGTTGCTTCCTGAAGTTATGGACGAGTTTGGGGAAAGCCGGCAAAAAACTG TTTGGGTCGGATCTATTGCATTTGGATTGACCTTTTTCCTCGGTCCGCTGGCGTCGTTTCTCTGTCAAATGATTGGATGTCGCTTCCCTGCCATGCTTGGA GTTTACTGTTGTGGTACAAGCTTTTTGCTAACTGCACATGCGACCAGTCTTCAGTGGATGTTTTCCACATATGGCTGTTTGTAT AGTTTGGGTTCTTCGTTACTGTTTTCATCTTACCTTCTCATAACAGCAAAGAACTTTTGTAAATGGCGGTTTCTCGCAGTAGGGATCGTTTCAGTCGGGGGCAGCATTGGAGTCCTAATTCTGGGACCAGTGCTGCAGCTCCTGATAGACAATGTAGGCTGGAGAGGAACATACATGATGATGAGTATACCCTTTTTTGTGATGGCG CTTATTTGTGGTGCTACATTTAGTGATCCTATTGTCGATTTTCGAGAGCCGAAGAGTCTACAATATCTTCTGATGGAAATAGCTACATTAAAGAAAGATACTGAAATTTCAGTAATTGATAGACATCGAGAGGACGTCAATTTAAAAACAGAAAGAGATTACATTAACGAGGATTGCTATAGAGTGGAGCAAAAGCTTAATAGAACTAGATCTCTGCAAGCAGTGGTAGTCAAGGCTAGCTACCTAAAGGATAAGAACAATAAGAATCCAAATAAGACAGGAACATTACGAAAGCTGTTGGACTTGTCTGTGTTCAAGGTTCCTTCTTACACTGTAGCGATGATAAGTCTTCTGTTGATGAATTTTGGACATTATGTACCTCAGCTATACCTA GTAAAATATTGCCTCGATCTCGGCATTTCTGCTGATTCAGCCTCCCAGCTTTTTATTCTTCTTGGTTTATCATCCTCCGTTGCCCGCGTTATAACTGGGAGACTGTGTGACGTAAAGTGGATAAATGTGATTTATATTTACCAATTTGGAGACCTGCTTATCGGACTTGTTATCATTTCCCTCCTATTGATAAGAAGCTACACGGGACTTCAagttttttccgtt ttttacgGCGTTGGGGATGGCATCTTCACCACAACGATGAACTCCCTCCTTGTGTTTAGTGTAGACGAGGAGCTCAGAGCAGCTGGATTGGGCCTAGGTAATATGTTATTGTCATTGGGGATAGTAGCCGGGCCTCCGGTTGCAG gacTCTTGGTGGATATGTCTGATTGCTACACCTGGGCATTTTTTATGGCTGGTATTGTGACACAATTAGCTGGTCTGATGCCGCTGGTTCTGTTcttctttaagaaaaagaaagacgaTGGCCCTAAGGGATATGAAATCCGAGAAACGCGCTTGTGA